One part of the Anaeromyxobacter sp. Fw109-5 genome encodes these proteins:
- a CDS encoding NADP-dependent isocitrate dehydrogenase, with product MTTKNSTIIWTEIDEAPALATYSLLPIVQAFTKGTGVSVETRDISLAGRIIANFPENLTESQRIPDYLAQLGELARTPEANIVKLPNISASIPQLKEAIKELQGKGYKIPDYPEAPKDEAEKAIQTRYAKCLGSAVNPVLREGNSDRRSPLSVKAFSKKNPHKLGAWTQDSKSHVAHMTDGDFYGSENSTTIQKATDYRIEFVSPAGAVTVLKKKAALKEGEIIDTSVMSARALRKFYEEQIEDAKKNDVLLSLHLKATMMKVSDPVMFGHAVTVFYKDVFEKHAAALAEAGVNPNLGLGDLYKKIQALPADKKAEIEADIKAVYAKRPALAMVDSDKGITNLHVPNDIIVDASMPVVVRESGKMWGPDGKLKDTKAMIPDRCYATMYREIMEDCRKNGALNPATMGSVPNVGLMAQQAEEYGSHDKTFIASANGTIRVVDDGTGATLLEQKVEQGDIFRMCQAKDAPIRDWVKLAVTRARATGAPAVFWLDKARAHDTQIIAKVEKYLKDHDTVGLEISILPPVEAMRLSLKRIREGKDTISVTGNVLRDYLTDLFPILEIGTSAKMLSVVPLLAGGGLFETGAGGSAPKHVQQFVKEGYLRWDSLGEFSALGASLEHIASTSGNAKAAVLGETLDKAIGKFLDNNKSPARKVGQIDNRGSHFYLALYWAEALAEQAKDKELQARFATVAKQLAENAAKIDAELIAAQGKPVDTGGYYRPDPKKTAAAMRPSATLNAIVDAMA from the coding sequence ATGACGACGAAGAACTCCACGATCATCTGGACGGAAATTGACGAAGCGCCCGCGCTGGCGACGTACTCGCTGCTTCCCATCGTCCAGGCCTTCACGAAGGGGACGGGCGTCTCCGTGGAGACGAGGGACATCTCCCTCGCCGGCCGGATCATCGCGAACTTCCCGGAGAACCTGACCGAGAGCCAGCGGATCCCGGACTACCTCGCCCAGCTCGGCGAGCTCGCGCGGACGCCCGAGGCCAACATCGTCAAGCTGCCGAACATCAGCGCCTCGATCCCCCAGCTCAAGGAGGCGATCAAGGAGCTGCAGGGGAAGGGCTACAAGATCCCGGACTACCCCGAGGCGCCGAAGGACGAGGCCGAGAAGGCCATCCAGACGCGTTACGCCAAGTGCCTGGGCAGCGCCGTCAACCCGGTGCTGCGCGAGGGCAACTCGGACCGCCGCTCGCCCCTCTCCGTGAAGGCGTTCTCGAAGAAGAACCCGCACAAGCTCGGCGCCTGGACGCAGGACTCGAAGTCCCACGTCGCGCACATGACGGACGGTGACTTCTACGGCAGCGAGAACTCCACGACGATCCAGAAGGCGACGGACTACCGCATCGAGTTCGTCTCCCCTGCGGGCGCCGTCACGGTCCTCAAGAAGAAGGCCGCGCTGAAGGAAGGCGAGATCATCGACACGTCGGTGATGAGCGCCCGCGCGCTGCGGAAGTTCTACGAGGAGCAGATCGAGGACGCGAAGAAGAACGACGTCCTGCTGTCGCTGCACCTCAAGGCCACCATGATGAAGGTCTCCGACCCCGTCATGTTCGGTCACGCCGTCACCGTGTTCTACAAGGACGTCTTCGAGAAGCACGCGGCGGCGCTCGCGGAGGCCGGCGTCAACCCGAACCTGGGCCTCGGCGACCTCTACAAGAAGATCCAGGCGCTGCCTGCGGACAAGAAGGCGGAGATCGAGGCGGACATCAAGGCCGTCTACGCGAAGCGCCCCGCGCTCGCGATGGTCGACTCGGACAAGGGCATCACGAACCTGCACGTCCCGAACGACATCATCGTCGACGCGTCCATGCCCGTCGTCGTCCGCGAGTCCGGCAAGATGTGGGGCCCGGACGGGAAGCTCAAGGACACGAAGGCGATGATCCCGGATCGCTGCTACGCGACCATGTACCGGGAGATCATGGAGGACTGCCGCAAGAACGGGGCGCTCAACCCCGCGACGATGGGCAGCGTCCCGAACGTCGGCCTCATGGCGCAGCAGGCCGAGGAGTACGGCTCGCACGACAAGACCTTCATCGCCTCGGCGAACGGGACGATCCGGGTCGTCGACGACGGGACGGGCGCGACGCTGCTCGAGCAGAAGGTCGAGCAGGGCGACATCTTCCGGATGTGCCAGGCGAAGGACGCGCCGATCCGCGACTGGGTGAAGCTCGCGGTCACCCGCGCCCGCGCCACGGGCGCGCCGGCGGTGTTCTGGCTCGACAAGGCCCGCGCGCACGACACGCAGATCATCGCGAAGGTCGAGAAGTACCTGAAGGATCACGACACCGTCGGCCTCGAGATCAGCATCCTCCCGCCCGTCGAGGCGATGCGCCTCTCCCTGAAGCGGATCCGCGAGGGGAAGGACACCATCTCGGTGACCGGCAACGTGCTCCGTGACTACCTGACCGACCTGTTCCCGATCCTCGAGATCGGCACCAGCGCGAAGATGCTGTCGGTCGTCCCGCTCCTCGCGGGCGGCGGGCTGTTCGAGACGGGCGCCGGCGGCTCGGCGCCGAAGCACGTCCAGCAGTTCGTGAAGGAGGGCTACCTGCGCTGGGACTCGCTCGGCGAGTTCTCCGCGCTCGGCGCCTCGCTCGAGCACATCGCCAGCACCTCGGGGAACGCGAAGGCCGCCGTCCTCGGCGAGACCCTCGACAAGGCCATCGGCAAGTTCCTCGACAACAACAAGTCCCCCGCGCGCAAGGTCGGCCAGATCGACAACCGGGGGAGCCACTTCTACCTCGCCCTGTACTGGGCCGAGGCGCTGGCCGAGCAGGCGAAGGACAAGGAGCTGCAGGCTCGCTTCGCCACGGTGGCGAAGCAGCTCGCGGAGAACGCCGCGAAGATCGACGCGGAGCTGATCGCGGCGCAGGGGAAGCCGGTCGACACCGGGGGCTACTACCGGCCGGACCCGAAGAAGACGGCGGCGGCGATGCGTCCGAGCGCCACGCTGAACGCGATCGTTGATGCAATGGCGTAG
- the yedF gene encoding sulfurtransferase-like selenium metabolism protein YedF yields the protein MDHTKQGGTVVIVSSEQMGGGDDGLGAKLLGSFLRTLVTVEPKPDAIVFYNAAVRLLGPGSTSLEALRQLDDAGVDLLACVTCLEFFELTEKLQVGHVSNMREIVRRSLDAAKVVTV from the coding sequence ATGGACCATACGAAGCAGGGCGGGACCGTGGTGATCGTGAGCTCGGAGCAGATGGGCGGGGGCGACGACGGGCTGGGCGCGAAGCTCCTCGGGAGCTTCCTCCGCACGCTCGTCACGGTCGAGCCCAAGCCGGACGCGATCGTGTTCTACAACGCGGCGGTGAGGCTCCTCGGGCCCGGCTCGACGAGCCTGGAGGCCCTGAGGCAGCTCGACGACGCCGGCGTGGACCTCCTCGCCTGCGTCACCTGCCTCGAGTTCTTCGAGCTCACCGAGAAGCTCCAGGTCGGGCACGTGAGCAACATGCGAGAGATCGTACGGCGCTCGCTCGACGCGGCGAAGGTGGTCACCGTCTGA
- a CDS encoding NAD(P)/FAD-dependent oxidoreductase gives MPEFEYVIVGAGMTGHAAAQGIRSVDASGSIALLGEEPVAPYARPPLSKGLWSGQEESSIWLPEVEGVSLRTGARVVAIDRASRRVALEGGETVGYERLLLATGGTPRRLPFGGEGVVYYRTVADYRRVSALRPGKHVAVVGGGFIGSEVAASLATAGYRVTLLFPEEGIGARLFPRELALHLNGYYAEREVDVRPGEKVTGLAEHGSGFALRTDRGELRADLVVAGLGIVPNDRLAADAGLAVDDGVLVDEGLRTSDPAVFAAGDVARFSSPALGQRLRVEHEDNANRMGREAGRAMAGAEVAYRHLPFFYSDLFDLGYEAVGVLDPRLEVVADWKEPFRKGVVYYLADGRVRGVLAWGAFGRMDAARALIAEPGPFEAQALRGRIPA, from the coding sequence ATGCCGGAGTTCGAGTACGTCATCGTGGGCGCAGGCATGACGGGGCACGCCGCCGCGCAGGGGATCCGCTCGGTGGACGCCAGCGGCTCGATCGCGCTGCTCGGCGAGGAGCCGGTCGCCCCCTACGCGCGACCGCCGCTCTCGAAGGGCCTCTGGTCCGGTCAGGAGGAGAGCTCGATCTGGCTGCCCGAGGTCGAGGGCGTCTCGCTCCGCACCGGCGCCCGGGTCGTCGCGATCGACCGGGCCTCGCGCCGCGTGGCGCTCGAGGGCGGCGAGACCGTGGGGTACGAGCGGCTCCTGCTCGCGACCGGCGGCACGCCGCGGCGCCTGCCCTTCGGCGGCGAGGGAGTCGTCTACTACCGGACGGTCGCGGACTACCGGCGCGTGAGCGCGCTGCGGCCCGGCAAGCACGTGGCGGTCGTCGGGGGAGGCTTCATCGGCTCGGAGGTCGCGGCCTCCCTCGCCACCGCCGGGTATCGCGTCACGCTGCTCTTCCCAGAGGAGGGGATCGGGGCGCGCCTCTTCCCCCGCGAGCTCGCGCTCCACCTGAACGGCTACTACGCCGAGCGCGAGGTCGACGTCCGGCCGGGTGAGAAGGTCACCGGGCTCGCGGAGCACGGCTCCGGCTTCGCGCTGCGGACCGATCGAGGCGAGCTCCGCGCCGATCTGGTGGTGGCGGGCCTGGGCATCGTCCCGAACGACCGTCTGGCCGCGGACGCGGGGCTCGCGGTGGACGACGGCGTCCTCGTGGACGAGGGGCTGCGCACGTCCGACCCGGCGGTGTTCGCCGCCGGGGACGTCGCGCGGTTCTCGAGCCCGGCGCTCGGCCAGCGCCTCAGGGTCGAGCACGAGGACAACGCCAATCGCATGGGGCGTGAGGCGGGCCGAGCGATGGCAGGCGCGGAGGTCGCGTACCGCCACCTCCCGTTCTTCTACTCGGACCTGTTCGACCTCGGGTACGAGGCGGTCGGGGTGCTCGATCCGCGCCTCGAGGTCGTCGCCGACTGGAAGGAGCCGTTCCGCAAGGGCGTCGTCTACTACCTCGCGGACGGCCGCGTGCGCGGCGTGCTGGCCTGGGGCGCCTTCGGCAGGATGGACGCAGCGAGGGCGCTCATTGCGGAGCCCGGGCCCTTCGAGGCGCAGGCGCTCCGCGGGAGGATCCCGGCGTGA
- the ligD gene encoding non-homologous end-joining DNA ligase, translating into MTDPRHGAGRRALEVGGRTVLLSNPEKLLFPATGFTKRDLVEYSLGIAAAILPHLAGRPVTLARFPDGVDAPGWYQTNCPAGRPGWLAVAEVRGARGQTLRYCLLDDAAALAWAANAAAIELHPLLATLDAPATARALVLDLDARPPAGLRECARLALRLRERLHADGLASFPKTSGGAGLHLYVPLDGADGFDATKAFVRALARELAREDPGGVTDRLPLAGRAGKVLVDWRQNGGNRSLIAPYSLRAASVPLVATPVRWDEVATAADRGDDGSLRFGPAEVLARLRREGDLLAPALARGGRLPPARR; encoded by the coding sequence ATGACGGACCCTCGCCACGGCGCGGGCCGCCGCGCGCTCGAGGTGGGTGGACGCACGGTGCTCCTCTCGAACCCCGAGAAGCTTCTGTTCCCCGCCACCGGCTTCACCAAGCGCGATCTCGTCGAGTACTCCCTCGGGATCGCGGCGGCGATCCTCCCGCACCTGGCGGGCCGCCCCGTCACGCTCGCCCGGTTCCCGGACGGGGTCGACGCGCCGGGGTGGTACCAGACGAACTGCCCCGCGGGACGACCGGGGTGGCTCGCCGTCGCAGAGGTTCGAGGCGCGCGGGGCCAGACGCTCCGCTACTGCTTGCTGGACGACGCCGCCGCCCTGGCCTGGGCCGCAAACGCCGCCGCGATCGAGCTCCACCCGCTCCTCGCGACGCTGGACGCCCCCGCCACCGCCCGCGCGCTCGTCCTCGATCTCGACGCGCGCCCGCCGGCGGGGCTCCGCGAGTGCGCCCGGCTGGCGCTGCGCCTGCGGGAGCGCCTCCACGCGGACGGGCTCGCGAGCTTCCCGAAGACCTCGGGCGGCGCCGGGCTGCACCTGTACGTGCCGCTCGACGGCGCGGACGGCTTCGACGCCACGAAGGCGTTCGTCCGTGCCCTGGCCCGCGAGCTGGCGCGCGAGGATCCCGGCGGCGTGACCGATCGGCTCCCGCTGGCGGGGCGGGCCGGCAAGGTCCTCGTGGACTGGCGCCAGAACGGCGGCAACCGCTCGCTCATCGCGCCCTACTCGCTGAGGGCGGCGTCAGTGCCGCTCGTGGCGACCCCCGTGCGGTGGGACGAGGTGGCCACGGCCGCGGATCGTGGTGACGACGGGTCGCTCCGCTTCGGGCCCGCGGAGGTGCTCGCGCGGCTGCGGCGGGAGGGCGATCTGCTCGCACCGGCGCTCGCCCGGGGCGGGCGGCTGCCGCCGGCGCGGCGGTGA
- the aceA gene encoding isocitrate lyase ICL2, translated as MDFEKEVEEVRRWFASPRFAGIRRVHSAREVVEQRGTIRPDYAVARGAAEAFYDRLRQLFEQQRCVTTFGPYSPGQAVAIKKMGIEAIYLGGWATSAKGSSHEDPGPDLASYPLSQVPEEAATLVRALLTADKNQLHTRARMTEEQRRATPEVDFRPFIIADADTGHGGDAHVRNLIRRFVEVGVPGYHIEDQKPGVKKCGHQGGKVLVSEDEQLKRLSAARFQLDIMGVPGIIVARTDAESATLLDGRGDDRDQPFILGVRNLSLPTFKAAFLAMLRQFQRAGVEELSGHELYALCDEELAAADAWLAGAGFDAAIAAAAAELHRGALRGVDAALDKVFDAFVDAWQQEAGVSTYAEAVGEAIGFREHEGDPAAMGKAEWLAFAERAPFYKARQRARAIGLDVTWDCEHAKTPDGYYQVRGGIDYAIAKSLAAAPFADLLWMETKTADLHDAKRFADAVHAAYPDKMLAYNLSPSFNWDTTGMDDEQMRRFPEELGKLGFVFNFITYGGHQIDGLAAEEFATALRQDGMLALARLQRKFRLLESGYRTPQTLVGGPRADAGLMSISGRTSTTKAMGQGSTQVQHLVQTEVPPRLLEEWVDAWREHHAIPGKLRATLRPHTGESDLLELALTSADGEKKLNVIFASIHDRRGRSILSVRDQNNFDARLRQKRLMTLALLFLFHRYKVDSVHFVTPTADNQRQAEGMKAQGLFGTVVQEVGRIIVADVAKDRVKELLAPDRAALKALIARQ; from the coding sequence ATGGACTTCGAGAAGGAGGTCGAGGAGGTCCGGCGCTGGTTCGCGAGCCCCCGCTTCGCGGGCATCCGGCGGGTCCACTCGGCCCGCGAGGTGGTCGAGCAGCGCGGCACCATCCGCCCGGACTATGCCGTCGCGCGCGGCGCCGCGGAGGCCTTCTACGACCGGCTGCGCCAGCTGTTCGAGCAGCAGCGCTGCGTCACGACCTTCGGCCCCTACTCCCCCGGCCAGGCGGTGGCGATCAAGAAGATGGGCATCGAGGCCATCTACCTGGGCGGCTGGGCCACCTCCGCCAAGGGCTCTTCGCACGAGGACCCGGGGCCCGACCTCGCCAGCTACCCGCTGAGCCAGGTGCCCGAGGAGGCGGCGACCCTCGTCCGCGCCCTGCTCACCGCCGACAAGAACCAGCTCCACACGCGCGCGCGCATGACGGAGGAGCAGCGCCGGGCCACGCCCGAGGTGGACTTCCGCCCGTTCATCATCGCCGACGCCGACACGGGCCACGGCGGCGACGCGCACGTCCGCAACCTCATCCGGCGCTTCGTCGAGGTGGGCGTGCCCGGATACCACATCGAGGACCAGAAGCCCGGCGTGAAGAAGTGCGGCCACCAGGGCGGCAAGGTGCTCGTCTCCGAGGACGAGCAGCTGAAGCGACTCTCCGCGGCGCGCTTCCAGCTCGACATCATGGGCGTGCCGGGCATCATCGTGGCCCGCACCGACGCCGAGTCGGCGACGCTGCTCGACGGTCGCGGCGACGACCGCGACCAGCCGTTCATCCTCGGCGTGCGGAACCTCTCGCTGCCCACGTTCAAGGCGGCGTTCCTCGCGATGCTGCGGCAGTTCCAGCGCGCCGGGGTGGAGGAGCTCTCGGGGCACGAGCTCTACGCGCTCTGCGACGAGGAGCTCGCGGCCGCCGACGCCTGGCTCGCCGGGGCGGGCTTCGACGCGGCCATCGCCGCCGCCGCCGCGGAGCTCCACCGCGGCGCCCTGCGCGGCGTCGACGCCGCCCTCGACAAGGTGTTCGACGCGTTCGTGGACGCCTGGCAGCAGGAGGCGGGGGTCTCCACCTACGCCGAGGCGGTGGGCGAGGCCATCGGCTTCCGCGAGCACGAGGGCGACCCGGCCGCGATGGGCAAGGCGGAGTGGCTGGCGTTCGCCGAGCGGGCGCCGTTCTACAAGGCGAGGCAGAGGGCGCGCGCGATCGGCCTCGACGTCACGTGGGACTGCGAGCACGCGAAGACGCCCGACGGCTACTACCAGGTGCGAGGGGGCATCGACTACGCCATCGCCAAGTCGCTGGCGGCGGCGCCGTTCGCCGACCTGCTCTGGATGGAGACCAAGACCGCCGACCTCCACGACGCGAAGCGGTTCGCCGACGCCGTCCACGCCGCCTACCCCGACAAGATGCTGGCCTACAACCTGTCGCCCTCGTTCAACTGGGACACCACGGGGATGGACGACGAGCAGATGCGCCGCTTCCCGGAGGAGCTCGGGAAGCTGGGCTTCGTGTTCAACTTCATCACCTACGGGGGCCACCAGATCGACGGCCTCGCCGCGGAGGAGTTCGCCACCGCGCTCCGCCAGGACGGCATGCTCGCGCTGGCGCGCCTCCAGCGGAAGTTCCGCCTGCTCGAGTCTGGGTACCGCACGCCGCAGACGCTGGTCGGCGGCCCGCGCGCCGACGCCGGGCTCATGTCCATCTCCGGACGCACCTCCACCACCAAGGCGATGGGCCAGGGCTCGACGCAGGTCCAGCACCTCGTGCAGACCGAGGTGCCGCCGAGGCTGCTCGAGGAGTGGGTGGACGCCTGGCGCGAGCATCACGCGATCCCGGGCAAGCTGCGGGCGACGCTGCGGCCGCACACCGGCGAGTCCGACCTGCTCGAGCTGGCGCTCACGTCCGCCGACGGGGAGAAGAAGCTGAACGTCATCTTCGCCAGCATCCACGACCGGCGCGGGCGCAGCATCCTCTCGGTGCGCGACCAGAACAACTTCGACGCGCGCCTGCGCCAGAAGCGGCTCATGACCCTGGCGCTGCTGTTCCTCTTCCACCGCTACAAGGTGGACTCGGTGCACTTCGTCACGCCGACCGCGGACAACCAGCGGCAGGCGGAGGGGATGAAGGCGCAGGGCCTCTTCGGCACCGTGGTGCAGGAGGTGGGGCGGATCATCGTCGCCGACGTGGCCAAGGACCGGGTGAAGGAGCTGCTCGCGCCGGACCGGGCGGCGCTGAAGGCGCTCATCGCGAGGCAATAG
- a CDS encoding SDR family oxidoreductase, giving the protein MGRRSFLEMAAAAAVAGVACRAEPGGRDREAGVSTRSRELAGKCCLVTGATSGMGAVTALELARLGATVVVSGRSAESCASQAEAIRRETGARVETAVADLGSLAQVRRMAAEVASRFERLDVLVNNAGTRLEQRSVTEDGLEKTFAVNYLSHFLLTNLLLDRLRASPAARVVNVASDAHALGKIELDNLQGERHYELMDAYARSKLAVVMFTYELSRRLEGTRVTVNAVHPGIVATNLGDENGFFQGWLRVRMRNLLKRSLLTPEEGARNIVRLASAPELEGVTARYFDQDREVRSTPASYDAALAKRLWEVSEALCASRPAAGAGSSQRAQPAATGSATAR; this is encoded by the coding sequence ATGGGACGGCGGTCGTTCCTCGAGATGGCGGCCGCGGCCGCCGTCGCGGGCGTCGCCTGCCGCGCGGAGCCGGGCGGAAGGGACCGGGAGGCAGGCGTGTCGACGCGATCTCGGGAGCTCGCCGGCAAGTGCTGCCTCGTCACCGGCGCCACCTCCGGCATGGGCGCGGTCACCGCCCTCGAGCTGGCGCGGCTCGGGGCGACGGTCGTCGTCTCCGGGCGCAGCGCGGAGAGCTGCGCCTCGCAGGCCGAGGCGATCAGGCGCGAGACCGGCGCGCGCGTCGAGACCGCCGTGGCCGATCTGGGATCCCTCGCTCAGGTCCGCAGGATGGCGGCCGAGGTCGCGAGCCGGTTCGAGCGGCTCGACGTGCTGGTGAACAACGCCGGTACGCGCCTGGAGCAGCGGAGCGTGACGGAGGACGGGCTGGAGAAGACGTTCGCGGTCAACTACCTGTCACACTTCCTCCTCACCAACCTGTTGCTCGACCGCCTGCGCGCGAGCCCCGCCGCGCGGGTGGTGAACGTCGCCTCCGACGCCCACGCCCTCGGGAAGATCGAGCTCGACAACCTGCAGGGGGAGCGACACTACGAGCTGATGGACGCCTACGCCCGCTCGAAGCTCGCGGTCGTGATGTTCACCTACGAGCTCTCGCGGCGGCTCGAGGGGACGCGCGTGACCGTCAACGCCGTGCACCCGGGCATCGTCGCGACCAACCTGGGCGACGAGAACGGCTTCTTCCAGGGCTGGCTCCGCGTACGGATGCGGAATCTCCTCAAGCGGTCGCTCCTGACCCCGGAGGAGGGAGCTCGCAACATCGTGCGCCTCGCGAGCGCGCCCGAGCTGGAGGGCGTCACGGCCCGCTACTTCGACCAGGACCGCGAGGTCCGCTCCACGCCGGCGTCGTACGACGCGGCGCTCGCGAAGCGGCTCTGGGAGGTGAGCGAGGCGCTCTGTGCGTCCCGGCCGGCCGCGGGCGCCGGGTCCTCGCAGCGCGCGCAGCCCGCCGCGACCGGCAGCGCGACGGCCCGCTGA
- the trxC gene encoding thioredoxin TrxC has translation MPDALHVVCPHCEATNRVPGARLVEAPSCGQCHRPLFTAQPVELAQAAFERHVGRNDIPVLVDFWAPWCGPCKVMAPHFVQAAGLLEPRVRLVKVNTDVEQGLAARHGIQSIPTLALFQGGREIARQAGAMGTQDIVDWVRGRLP, from the coding sequence ATGCCGGACGCGCTCCACGTCGTCTGTCCCCACTGCGAGGCCACCAACCGCGTGCCGGGCGCGCGCCTGGTGGAGGCGCCGAGCTGCGGCCAGTGCCACCGCCCCCTCTTCACCGCGCAGCCGGTGGAGCTCGCGCAGGCGGCGTTCGAGCGGCACGTCGGCCGGAACGACATCCCGGTGCTGGTGGACTTCTGGGCGCCGTGGTGCGGCCCGTGCAAGGTGATGGCGCCGCACTTCGTCCAGGCCGCCGGCCTGCTCGAGCCGCGCGTGCGCCTCGTGAAGGTGAACACCGACGTCGAGCAGGGTCTCGCCGCGCGGCACGGCATCCAGAGCATCCCCACGCTCGCGCTCTTCCAAGGGGGTCGCGAGATCGCCCGCCAGGCCGGGGCGATGGGGACGCAGGACATCGTCGACTGGGTGCGCGGGCGGCTCCCCTGA
- the mdh gene encoding malate dehydrogenase has product MARPKIALIGGGQIGGVLAQLAALRELGDVVLFDIVEGLPQGKTLDIAEAAPVDGFDVSLKGTNSYEDIKGADVVIVTAGLPRKPGMSRDDLIAVNSKIMTTVAEGIKQYAPNAFVIVISNPLDAMVTLCQRITGFPHSRVVGQAGVLDSARFAAFIAWELGVSVKDVTAVTLGGHGDDMVPLVRYTAVCGIPVMELLEQKYGAAKAKEVMDAMVKRTRGAGGEVVALLKTGSAFYSPASSAIAMAESFLKDQKRVLPTCAFLKGEFGVDGLYVGVPVVIGAGGAERILQLKLNAEEQAMMDKSVKAVRDLVGSMK; this is encoded by the coding sequence ATGGCCAGACCGAAGATTGCATTGATTGGCGGCGGTCAGATCGGCGGCGTGCTCGCTCAGCTCGCCGCGCTGCGCGAGCTCGGCGACGTCGTCCTGTTCGACATCGTGGAGGGGCTGCCCCAGGGCAAGACGCTCGACATCGCCGAGGCCGCGCCGGTCGACGGCTTCGACGTGAGCCTCAAGGGCACCAACAGCTACGAGGACATCAAGGGCGCTGACGTCGTCATCGTCACCGCCGGCCTGCCGCGCAAGCCGGGCATGAGCCGTGACGACCTCATCGCCGTCAACTCCAAGATCATGACGACGGTGGCCGAGGGCATCAAGCAGTACGCCCCGAACGCCTTCGTCATCGTGATCTCGAACCCGCTCGACGCGATGGTGACGCTCTGCCAGCGCATCACCGGGTTCCCGCACAGCCGCGTCGTCGGCCAGGCCGGCGTGCTCGACTCCGCGCGCTTCGCCGCGTTCATCGCCTGGGAGCTCGGCGTGTCCGTCAAGGACGTCACCGCCGTCACCCTCGGCGGCCACGGCGACGACATGGTGCCGCTCGTCCGCTACACCGCGGTCTGCGGCATCCCGGTGATGGAGCTCCTCGAGCAGAAGTACGGCGCGGCCAAGGCGAAGGAAGTGATGGACGCCATGGTCAAGCGGACCCGCGGCGCCGGCGGCGAGGTCGTCGCGCTCCTCAAGACGGGCAGCGCCTTCTACTCGCCCGCCTCCAGCGCCATCGCGATGGCCGAGTCGTTCCTCAAGGACCAGAAGCGGGTCCTCCCGACCTGCGCGTTCCTCAAGGGCGAGTTCGGCGTCGACGGCCTCTACGTCGGCGTGCCGGTCGTCATCGGCGCGGGCGGCGCCGAGCGCATCCTCCAGCTGAAGCTCAACGCGGAGGAGCAGGCGATGATGGACAAGTCGGTGAAGGCGGTCCGTGACCTCGTCGGCAGCATGAAGTAG
- a CDS encoding ATP-dependent DNA ligase, with translation MVPPIPPMLARPVRELPEGDLSYEPKWDGFRCLAFAAPAGEVDLRSRNQRPLARYFPELVEALRALPRSAVLDGEIVVASARGFDFPALLARLHPSASRVARLSRETPAVYVAFDLLADGDEDLRPRPFRERRARLEALLAGARSPLRLTPATFDPSVARAWLERLGGAGIDGVVAKPLGLPYQAGRRSMLKVKRELTADCVVAGLRTFAGEPVVASLLLGLWDHTGALHHVGVVSSFPERERRALFASLGPLQAPLAGHPWERGFNLASGPTGRLAGAAGRWDPREMALDWTPLSPERVAEVAYDRLDALRFRHPARLVRWRPDREARSCTLDQLAGDAPEPPEAFGAR, from the coding sequence GTGGTGCCACCGATCCCGCCCATGCTCGCCCGCCCGGTGCGCGAGCTGCCGGAGGGTGACCTCTCGTACGAGCCGAAGTGGGACGGGTTCCGCTGCCTCGCCTTCGCGGCGCCGGCGGGCGAGGTCGACCTGCGCAGCCGGAACCAGCGGCCGCTCGCGCGCTACTTCCCGGAGCTGGTGGAGGCGCTCCGCGCCCTGCCGCGCTCGGCCGTGCTGGACGGCGAGATCGTGGTCGCGAGCGCGCGCGGGTTCGACTTCCCCGCGCTCCTCGCCCGCTTGCACCCCTCCGCCTCGCGCGTGGCGCGGCTCAGCCGGGAGACCCCGGCGGTCTACGTCGCGTTCGACCTGCTCGCCGATGGCGACGAGGACCTTCGGCCGCGCCCGTTCCGCGAGCGGCGGGCACGGCTCGAGGCCCTCCTCGCCGGGGCGCGCTCTCCGCTCCGGCTGACGCCTGCGACGTTCGATCCCTCGGTCGCGCGGGCGTGGCTGGAGCGGCTTGGGGGCGCCGGGATCGACGGCGTCGTCGCGAAGCCACTCGGGCTGCCCTACCAGGCCGGGCGGCGCTCCATGCTGAAGGTGAAGCGGGAGCTCACGGCCGACTGCGTGGTCGCGGGCCTGCGCACCTTCGCGGGGGAACCGGTCGTCGCCTCCCTCCTCCTCGGTCTTTGGGACCACACCGGGGCGCTCCACCACGTGGGCGTCGTCTCGAGCTTCCCCGAGCGGGAGCGCCGCGCGCTCTTCGCGTCGCTGGGGCCGCTCCAGGCGCCGCTCGCCGGACATCCCTGGGAGCGCGGCTTCAACCTCGCGAGCGGCCCGACGGGCCGGCTCGCCGGCGCCGCCGGCCGCTGGGATCCGCGCGAGATGGCGCTGGACTGGACCCCGCTCTCGCCCGAGCGCGTGGCGGAGGTCGCCTACGATCGCCTGGACGCGCTGCGCTTCCGCCACCCCGCGCGCCTCGTCCGCTGGCGGCCGGATCGCGAGGCGCGCTCGTGCACGCTGGACCAGCTCGCCGGCGACGCGCCGGAGCCGCCGGAGGCGTTCGGCGCGCGATGA